In Pyrus communis chromosome 8, drPyrComm1.1, whole genome shotgun sequence, one genomic interval encodes:
- the LOC137742886 gene encoding NAC domain-containing protein 71-like, which translates to MAHSDTFPVGYKFHPRDDELVGYYLYNKFRGTPFRDENVIPEIDLYGSMEARDIWNNNGGQNLEKDEDLYFFTKLKPAKGTGSRVARTIGSGTWKGETAGAKVKDPKTKETIGFFKRYQYKNTKYPQESGCWIMHEFSLHPKQAMRIKSSPSSRPNDAEYVVCRVRKNFDRKRKADDHEETGVVQSQSKRIRMQSENIDESYVTPMSSEVNSDHYNQQEQEQTNINAISTSSSISVTNVDQRRYYYCEPEQYSEVINQYDIPQQQEQATATSDPLNVTNLRLAEQQHNFVTQDPTVASSSLAMAGPDNQEQQVQSNVTDLPQYYYDTKEPMTTMATLDTYVCLPELNFVVDPAMASSLGMSMSSQEDFLQHNGFVSNVMTDLTRYYYSSTQDPSSGTVSSQYDPPQSTATTGFANQPHYFVIQEHQPDYVVTDPTVASSLVHPILIRIIISWIRINFPLLLLTTPLVTS; encoded by the coding sequence ATGGCACATTCTGATACCTTTCCCGTGGGTTACAAGTTTCATCCAAGAGACGACGAGTTAGTCGGATACTATCTGTATAACAAGTTTCGTGGCACACCTTTTAGGGATGAGAATGTTATTCCTGAGATCGATCTTTATGGTAGCATGGAGGCAAGAGATATATGGAATAACAATGGCGGACAGAATTTAGAAAAGGATGAAGACCTTTATTTCTTCACCAAGCTGAAGCCGGCCAAGGGTACGGGTTCCCGAGTGGCTCGCACCATAGGGTCTGGGACATGGAAGGGCGAGACCGCAGGGGCCAAAGTCAAAGATCCCAAGACTAAGGAGACGATAGGTTTCTTTAAAAGGTATCAATACAAGAATACTAAGTATCCTCAAGAAAGTGGTTGCTGGATTATGCACGAGTTCAGCCTTCACCCTAAACAGGCCATGCGCATTAAATCAAGCCCAAGTAGTCGCCCGAATGATGCTGAATATGTAGTCTGCCGGGTTCGAAAGAACTTTGACAGAAAGAGAAAGGCGGATGATCACGAGGAGACTGGAGTAGTACAATCCCAGAGCAAAAGGATTCGGATGCAATCAGAGAATATTGATGAATCTTATGTTACTCCCATGTCTTCTGAGGTTAACAGCGATCACTACAATCAGCAGGAGCAGGAGCAGACTAATATTAATGCAATTAGTACTAGTAGTAGTATTAGTGTGACTAATGTGGATCAGCGACGTTACTACTATTGTGAGCCAGAACAGTACTCTGAGGTTATTAATCAGTATGATATTCCGCAGCAGCAGGAGCAGGCGACTGCTACTAGCGATCCTCTCAACGTTACAAACTTGAGGCTTGCTGAGCAGCAACACAACTTTGTTACGCAAGACCCAACTGTGGCTTCCTCATCACTGGCTATGGCTGGGCCAGACAATCAAGAGCAACAAGTGCAGAGTAATGTAACAGACTTGCCACAATACTACTATGATACAAAAGAACCGATGACGACTATGGCGACGCTAGATACCTACGTATGTCTCCCTGAGCTAAATTTTGTCGTAGACCCAGCTATGGCCTCTTCACTAGGTATGTCTATGTCTAGCCAAGAAGACTTTCTTCAGCACAATGGTTTTGTGAGTAATGTTATGACGGACTTGACAAGGTACTACTACTCCAGTACACAAGACCCAAGTAGTGGTACTGTTTCCTCTCAGTATGATCCGCCGCAGAGTACCGCTACTACTGGGTTCGCTAATCAGCCACACTACTTCGTTATACAAGAACACCAGCCAGACTACGTTGTTACCGATCCCACCGTGGCTTCTTCACTAGTCCATCCAATCTTGATCAGAATCATCATATCATGGATAAGGATCAACTTCCCCCTCTTACTTTTGACTACACCCCTGGTGACATCATGA
- the LOC137743632 gene encoding protein METABOLIC NETWORK MODULATOR 1-like: MSQSDQGNTPDGSSSIPMKRKRGRPRKYPKLDLEENAYVRNAPNLNSGENAGTGVPSAPPGFLGRNGYQPHHGAPSNGAADVMVGTVVSGVIDATFDGGYLLSVRVGNSATTMRGVIFKPGHYVPVSAENDVAPDVQMMRRNVIPIPAEISHFHGSSPRSRDAIRSVNHVASKRKHMVPVAPQTASPLLSRGNLLPVVLQPRNLSEGVPFTGLSNSVAPGAPPTNGPMCTIRMPLANEVVKSSDLATSKVKQVPSVPPSNGSISTNQIPRVGNQSLVFEGGQNENGTCNQPSTETLKAEAKSPRLPNIPFEKLVTEVVKRIDTPSQAPSHSTEMNIEGSKSTGSELENDMDQPLVIEPLQAIQPKDYSIPHSKPPEDDRNGKMSELLQVLQESMRESESTTESKAKMDEPS; encoded by the exons ATGAGCCAGTCGGATCAAGGGAACACCCCTGATGGCTCGTCAAGTATCCCCATGAAGCGAAAACGTGGCCGTCCACGAAAATATCCCAAACTAGAtctggaagagaatgcttatgtgAGAAATGCTCCAAATCTGAACTCGGGGGAAAATGCTGGTACTGGTGTTCCTTCTGCTCCTCCTGGATTTCTAGGGAGGAATGGATACCAGCCACATCATGGAGCTCCCAGTAATGGTGCAGCTGATGTCATGGTCGGAACAGTTGTTTCTGGTGTCATTGATGCAACATTTGATGGAGGATATCTACTTAGTGTTAGGGTTGGCAACTCTGCCACCACTATGAGGGGTGTTATCTTCAAGCCTGGACATTACGTTCCTGTTTCAGCAGAGAATGACGTGGCCCCAGATGTTCAAATGATGAGGCGAAATGTGATTCCAATTCCAGCTGAGATCTCTCATTTCCATGGTTCGAGCCCTCGTTCTAGAGATGCCATTCGATCTGTTAATCATGTAGCATCAAAACGCAAACATATGGTTCCAGTGGCACCCCAAACTGCTAGCCCACTACTGTCCAGAGGCAACTTGTTGCCTGTTGTACTGCAACCTCGAAATTTATCTGAAGGGGTACCATTCACTGGTTTATCAAATTCTGTTGCACCAGGTGCTCCTCCTACCAATGGGCCAATGTGCACCATCCGGATGCCACTCGCCAATGAAGTTGTAAAATCTTCAGATCTGGCAACTTCAAAAGTTAAGCAGGTTCCATCAGTTCCTCCATCAAATGGGTCGATATCTACCAACCAGATTCCAAGGGTTGGAAATCAATCGTTGGTCTTCGAAGGTGGACAAAATGAGAATGGTACTTGTAATCAACCATCAACAGAGACGCTGAAGGCAGAAGCCAAATCACCGAGACTCCCAAATATACCTTTTGAAAAATTGGTTACCGAGGTAGTTAAGAGGATTGATACACCCTCACAAGCCCCCTCACATTCAACTGAGATGAACATTGAGGGTAGCAAGTCAACTGGCAGTGAGCTGGAGAACGATATGGATCAGCCTTTAGTAATTGAGCCTCTGCAAGCCATACAGCCTAAAGACTACTCTATACCACATTCAAAACCCCCCGAGGACGATAGAAATGGAAAAATGTCTGAGCTGTTGCAG GTTTTGCAGGAAAGCATGAGGGAAAGCGAGTCAACCACAGAGTCGAAAGCGAAGATGGATGAACCAAGCTAG
- the LOC137742222 gene encoding heat shock 70 kDa protein 16-like, translating to MSVVGFDVGNENCVIAVVKQRGVDVLLNDESKRETPAVVCFGEKQRFLGSAGAASAMMNPKSTVSQVKRLIGRKFIEPDVQHDLRILPFETSEAPDGGILIHLKYLGATHTFTPVQVTAMLFAHLKDLIEKNQEMPISDCVISIPSYFTDLQRHAYLDAATVAGLKPLRLMHDCTATALSYGIYKTDFSTSSPTYVAFVDIGHCDTQVSIASFEAGQMKILSHTFDRSLGGRDFDEVLFNHFAAQFKKQYRIDVYSNVKASIRLRAACEKLKKVLSANAEAPLNIECLMDEKDVKGFINREDFEMLASGLLERIGVPCSKALADAGLTADKIHSVELVGSGSRIPAVARILASVFRNEPRRTLNASECVARGCALQCAMLSPVFRVREYEVQDSIPFSIAFLIDEAPICTGTNGILFPKGQPIPSVKVLTFQRSSLFYLKAFYANPTEVPAGVSSDICCFTIGPFQCSHSEKTRVKVKVVLNLHGVVSVESAMVMEEHGDDSSTRGLANSKMDPMDTDYVTASGSTEAVADGFERSTMQHNSSHTSGDPGRNNKASRRLEIPVSESIYGGLTKAELSEALDKELQLAQQDRIMEQTKDKKNALESYVYEMRNKLFNTYRSFTSDQEREGISRSLQQTEEWLYDDGEDETENAYTSKLEDLKKLVDPIENRYKDEEARMQATRDLLKCIGDYRMAVNSLPRMDRESVVNECYKVEQWLREKTQQQDSLPKNVDPVLWSSDIKSRNEELNSMCKHIFRSRAPNREDHKGSNQQNTSDHK from the exons atgagtGTGGTGGGGTTTGATGTTGGAAATGAGAATTGTGTAATTGCGGTGGTGAAGCAACGGGGAGTTGATGTTTTGTTGAATGATGAGTCGAAACGTGAAACCCCAGCtgtggtttgttttggtgagaAGCAGAGGTTTCTGGGGTCTGCTGGTGCTGCTTCTGCAATGATGAACCCGAAATCTACTGTGTCTCAAGTGAAGAGACTGATTGGTAGAAAATTTATTGAGCCTGATGTTCAACATGACCTTCGAATTTTGCCCTTTGAAACTTCTGAAGCCCCAGATGGTGGCATTTTGATTCATTTGAAGTACTTGGGTGCGACTCATACATTTACGCCGGTTCAAGTTACAGCAATGCTTTTTGCACATTTGAAAGATCTAATAGAGAAGAATCAGGAAATGCCCATTTCAGATTGTGTGATTAGTATTCCGTCGTACTTTACAGACTTGCAAAGACATGCGTATTTGGATGCTGCCACAGTTGCTGGGTTGAAGCCTTTGAGATTGATGCATGATTGTACTGCAACTGCTCTTAGTTATGGGATTTACAAAACAGATTTCTCAACTTCCAGTCCAACTTATGTGGCATTTGTTGACATTGGTCACTGTGATACACAGGTCTCTATTGCATCATTTGAGGCTGGGCAAATGAAGATCCTATCTCATACTTTTGACAGAAGCTTGGGAGGGAGAGACTTCGATGAGGTCTTGTTTAATCATTTTGCTGCACAGTTCAAGAAGCAGTACAGAATTGATGTGTACTCTAATGTCAAGGCAAGTATCAGGCTACGGGCAGCATGTGAGAAGCTGAAGAAAGTTTTGAGTGCGAATGCTGAGGCACCTCTTAATATTGAGTGCTTAATGGATGAGAAAGATGTAAAGGGTTTCATTAACAGGGAAGATTTTGAGATGCTGGCTTCAGGTTTATTGGAGAGGATTGGTGTTCCTTGTAGCAAAGCTCTAGCTGATGCAGGTTTGACTGCTGATAAGATTCATTCTGTGGAGCTTGTCGGGTCAGGGTCTAGGATCCCAGCGGTTGCTAGAATATTAGCTTCTGTGTTCAGGAATGAACCCCGCCGGACACTGAATGCAAGTGAGTGTGTAGCACGTGGATGTGCTCTTCAATGTGCAATGCTGAGTCCTGTTTTTCGAGTCAGAGAATATGAG GTTCAAGATTCAATTCCTTTCTCTATAGCATTCTTAATAGATGAGGCTCCAATTTGCACAGGGACAAATGGCATCCTGTTTCCAAAAGGGCAACCCATTCCAAGTGTTAAAGTACTGACGTTTCAACGAAgcagtttattttatttgaaagcATTCTACGCTAATCCCACTGAAGTCCCTGCTGGTGTATCTTCTGATATTTGTTGTTTTACG ATTGGCCCTTTCCAATGCTCCCATAGCGAAAAAACAAGGGTTAAGGTTAAAGTTGTTTTAAACCTCCACGGTGTTGTCTCTGTTGAATCAGCTATG GTGATGGAAGAACATGGAGATGACTCTTCTACAAGGGGTCTTGCCAATTCAAAAATGGATCCAATGGACACTGATTATGTAACTGCTTCTGGTTCTACTGAGGCAGTTGCAGATGGATTTGAAAGAAGTACCATGCAGCACAACTCTTCACATACTAGT GGTGATCCTGGAAGAAACAATAAAGCTAGCAGGAGGCTAGAGATACCTGTTAGTGAAAGTATATACGGTGGACTGACAAAGGCTGAACTTTCCGAAGCTCTAGACAAAGAGCTCCAATTAGCTCAACAGGACAGAATTATGGAACAAACCAAAGACAAAAAGAATGCATTGGAGTCTTACGTCTATGAGATGCGGAATAAG CTCTTCAACACATATCGAAGCTTCACAAGTGATCAAGAGAGGGAGGGCATTTCCAGGAGCCTACAGCAGACAGAGGAATGGCTTTATGATGATGGAGAAGATGAAACAGAAAATGCTTATACTTCAAAGCTGGAAGATCTTAAGAAG CTGGTAGATCCAATTGAGAACCGATATAAGGATGAGGAAGCAAGAATGCAAGCTACAAGGGATCTATTAAAGTGCATTGGGGATTACCGGATGGCTGTGAATTCACTTCCACGCATGGATAGAGAATCG GTTGTTAATGAGTGCTATAAAGTGGAGCAGTGGCTTAGGGAAAAAACCCAACAACAAGACTCGTTGCCAAAGAATGTTGACCCAGTCTTATGGTCAAGTGATATAAAGAGCAGGAATGAGGAATTGAACTC GATGTGCAAACACATATTCAGATCCAGGGCTCCTAATCGAGAGGACCACAAGGGATCTAACCAGCAGAACACTTCTGATCACAAATGA
- the LOC137742887 gene encoding uncharacterized protein has protein sequence MGNCIGHDSSMKWAGEDWGCLADGMKGDDYRDQTDVKIMKKNNKKIAEASQMDSFCSTTTATRSSSSKVGAATEVKIKITKKQLEELLGKVEYKQMSVQQVLAQLIRVSDGFETQLQRSWRPALQSIPEVN, from the coding sequence atgggAAATTGCATAGGGCATGATTCGTCCATGAAATGGGCAGGAGAGGATTGGGGGTGTCTAGCAGATGGAATGAAGGGTGACGATTATCGCGATCAAACGGACGTAAAGATCATGAAGAAGAACAACAAGAAGATTGCAGAAGCGAGCCAGATGGATTCATTTTGTTCTACAACAACAGCAACAAGAAGTAGTAGTAGTAAAGTTGGTGCAGCAACAGAGGTGAAGATCAAGATCACAAAGAAGCAGTTGGAGGAGTTGTTGGGTAAGGTGGAGTATAAGCAAATGTCAGTTCAGCAGGTTTTGGCTCAGCTGATTAGGGTTAGCGATGGCTTTGAGACCCAGCTGCAAAGGTCTTGGAGGCCTGCTCTTCAAAGCATTCCTGAGGTCAATTAA